In a single window of the Zonotrichia leucophrys gambelii isolate GWCS_2022_RI chromosome 2, RI_Zleu_2.0, whole genome shotgun sequence genome:
- the AHR gene encoding aryl hydrocarbon receptor codes for MNPNVTYASRKRRKPVQKIVKPSPAEGAKSNPSKRHRDRLNAELDRLASLLPFPQDVIAKLDKLSVLRLSVSYLRAKSFFDVALKSSSSIRPERNGIQETSRTGKCGEGMQILEGELLLQALNGFVLVVTADALVFYVSSTIQDYLGFQQSDIIHQSVFELIHTEDRPEFQRQLHWALNPAQSGDSGPSVQGDNGFSQPATYYNPDQLPPENSSFMERNFICRLRCLLDNSSGFLAMNFQGRLKFLHGQNKKGKDGAALSPQLALFAVATPLQPPSILEIRTKNFIFRTKHKLDFTPTGCDAKGKIVLGYTEAELCMRGTGYQFIHAADMLYCAENHIRMMKTGESGMTVFRLLTKENRWAWVQANARLVYKNGRPDYIIATQRPLTDEEGAEHLRKRNMKLPFMFATGEAVLYEVSFPMSSLMDPSQPKSKSTVGKGAKATLHDDSVDPNSLLGVMLRQDESVYLCPPASHKLSFERNFFADSRDELGGVVSGGWTDNLLPAGNHNILKRELMECSQDSTVPLPEDSAALFQDNKTSDLYSIMKNLGIDFEDLKCIQQDEEFFKTELSDVDDLGDINITDEILTYVQDSLNKSDFLYSDCNQQQPLVQNEGCMVQQDLGPHQLHQHQKQLVEQQQQQQQQQQQLCQKMKHMQVNGMFTNWSSGMPLSCSQQQPQQYMFPGMHASTSEFSYKSEVNTSPYECRQDFVPYKQPTAMMPQLSNFSQMDFPAAGFDGSTYSASSNFEDFLSCLQQVPESLECGINSESVMLTPQTCYAGAVSMYPCTQEAQPSCMDQMQYDPVMTNQQQQPLGNKFQNGFNGGNVNESYPSQLDVISNAQTATHLQPLHHPKEPRSFSDLASSGFM; via the exons TTGCATTGAAATCATCTAGCTCTATCAGACCAGAAAGAAATGGCATTCAGGAAACCTCTAGAACAGGAAAGTGTGGAGAAGGGATGCAGATCCTGGAAGGAGAACTCCTCTTGCAG GCATTAAATGGATTTGTGTTAGTTGTTACAGCAGATGCTCTGGTGTTTTATGTCTCTTCTACTATCCAAGACTACTTGGGATTCCAACAA TCAGATATTATACACCAGAGTGTATTTGAATTGATTCACACAGAAGACAGACCTGAGTTTCAACGACAGCTACATTGGGCATTAAATCCTGCCCAGTCAGGAGATTCTGGACCAAGCGTACAAG GAGATAATGGCTTTTCACAGCCAGCAACCTATTATAACCCAGACCAACTTCCTCCAGAGAATTCTTCCTTTATGGAAAGGAATTTCATCTGCAGGTTACGATGCCTCCTGGATAATTCATCTGGATTCCTG GCTATGAATTTTCAAGGACGATTGAAGTTTCTCCATGGACAAAACAAGAAAGGGAAGGATGGTGCTGCTTTGTCTCCTCAGCTTGCACTGTTTGCAGTAGCCACTCCCCTGCAGCCACCATCCATCCTTGAGATACGAACCAAAAACTTCATCTTCAGAACTAAACACAAACTGGATTTCACACCCACTGGCTGTGATGCAAA AGGAAAAATTGTCCTGGGATACACTGAAGCAGAGCTGTGTATGAGAGGAACAGGATACCAGTTTATTCATGCAGCTGACATGCTCTATTGTGCTGAAAATCACATCCGAA TGATGAAGACAGGTGAGAGTGGAATGACTGTATTTAGGCTTCTAACCAAAGAAAATCGATGGGCCTGGGTGCAGGCAAATGCACGGCTTGTCTACAAAAATGGAAGACCAGATTACATCATTGCCACGCAAAGACCTCTTAC agatGAAGAAGGGGCAGAACATCTACGGAAGCGTAACATGAAGTTGCCCTTCATGTTTGCCACGGGTGAGGCTGTGTTGTATGAGGTATCTTTCCCTATGTCAAGCCTTATGGACCCCTCTCAACCGAAGAGTAAAAGCACAGTGGGAAAAGGAGCCAAAGCAACGCTACACGATGACTCTGTGGATCCAAACTCCCTCCTAGGTGTCATGTTAAGGCAAGACGAGTCTGTTTATCTCTGCCCTCCAGCCTCACATAAACTTTCTTTTGAGCGGAACTTCTTTGCAGACAGTAGGGATGAACTGGGTGGTGTTGTTAGCGGTGGCTGGACAGACAATCTCCTACCTGCTGGAAATCACAACATTCTCAAACGGGAGCTGATGGAGTGTTCCCAGGACAGTACTGTTCCACTTCCTGAAGACAGTGCAGCACTCTTTCAGGATAACAAAACCAGTGATTTGTACAGCATCATGAAAAATCTGGGTATTGACTTTGAAGATCTAAAGTGTATTCAGCAGGACGAGGagttttttaaaactgaattatcTGATGTGGATGATCTTGGGGACATCAACATAACTGACGAAATCCTGACTTATGTTCAGGATTCCTTAAATAAATCTGACTTCTTATATTCAGACTGTaaccagcagcagcccttggtCCAGAATGAAGGTTGCATGGTACAGCAAGACTTAGGTCCACATCAACTTCATCAGCACCAGAAGCAGCTTGTggaacagcaacagcagcagcagcagcaacaacagcagcTGTGTCAAAAGATGAAACATATGCAAGTCAATGGGATGTTCACAAATTGGAGCTCTGGCATGCCTCTtagctgctcacagcagcagccccagcaatACATGTTCCCTGGCATGCATGCCAGTACATCTGAGTTCTCTTACAAATCAGAAGTTAACACTTCCCCTTATGAGTGTAGGCAAGACTTTGTTCCTTACAAGCAACCCACAGCGATGATGCCACAGCTCTCTAATTTTTCTCAAATggattttcctgcagcaggttTTGATGGATCGACCTATTCTGCTTCTTCCAACTTTGAGGATTTTCTCAGTTGTTTGCAGCAAGTCCCTGAAAGCCTTGAGTGTGGGATAAACTCTGAGTCGGTTATGCTGACTCCTCAAACCTGCTATGCAGGCGCTGTTTCCATGTACCCGTGCACGCaggaggcacagcccagctgcatgGATCAAATGCAGTATGATCCTGTGATGACAAATCAGCAGCAACAACCCTTGGGGAACAAG TTCCAAAATGGTTTCAATGGAGGAAATGTAAATGAATCATATCCCTCTCAGTTAGATGTGATCAGTAATGCACAGACTGCCACACATCTTCAGCCTCTTCATCATCCAAAAGAACCCAGATCCTTCTCAGATTTGGCATCTAGTGGATTTATGTGA